One window of Tepidanaerobacter acetatoxydans Re1 genomic DNA carries:
- the brxL gene encoding protease Lon-related BREX system protein BrxL, whose product MDELSKKLNRYFPGRVVRKDLTKKIKEGANVPVYVLEYLLGMYCATDDENSINDGVETVKNILAENFVRPDEAEKVKSKVRELGRFTVIDMITVKLNEKLDIYQAEFSNLGLKGVEISPQYVKDFDKLLAGGIWCIVKMSYFYDEEVKMASPFNIDSLTPIQMPHMDIQEIFEGRKHFSKDEWIDVLMRSVGMEPTQLEQKVKWHILERMVPLVENNYNLCELGPRGTGKSHLYKEISPNSILVSGGQTTVANLFYNMASRQIGLVGLWDCVAFDEVAGIKFKDQDGIQIMKDFMASGSFARGKEEKNANASMVFIGNINQSVDVLLKTSHLFEPFPEAMANDAAFFDRMHYYLPGWEIPKMRPEYFTDEYGFITDYLSEFMREMRKRSFTDAFDKYFKLGNNLNQRDVIAVRKTVSGLLKLIYPDGNFSKEDVEEVLRYALVGRRRVKEQLKKIGGMEFYDVHFSYIDIETMEEKFVSVPEQGGGKIIPEGLSKPGHLYTVGRGKSGMIGVYKIETEVVNGTGKFEKTGLGSDREAKEAIETAFRYFRANSKNISGTISTSKKDYLMHVEDIQGVGLTSELALAAFIALCSGALSRPVQSQLVVLGSMSIGGTINKVEELANVLQVCFDSGAKKVLIPMSSAADIGTVPPELFAKFQISFYQDPKDAVFKALGVE is encoded by the coding sequence ATGGATGAGCTTAGTAAAAAATTAAATAGGTATTTCCCCGGAAGAGTCGTAAGAAAAGACCTGACTAAAAAAATTAAAGAAGGAGCCAATGTACCTGTTTATGTCCTTGAATACTTGTTAGGGATGTATTGTGCTACTGATGATGAAAACAGTATCAACGATGGTGTTGAGACAGTAAAGAACATTCTGGCGGAAAATTTCGTAAGGCCCGATGAAGCGGAAAAAGTCAAGTCAAAGGTACGGGAACTTGGCAGATTCACCGTTATTGATATGATAACAGTTAAGCTCAATGAAAAACTTGATATATATCAAGCAGAGTTTTCTAACCTCGGGCTAAAGGGCGTAGAGATTTCTCCGCAATATGTGAAAGACTTTGACAAGCTCCTCGCTGGGGGTATCTGGTGTATTGTTAAAATGAGCTATTTTTATGATGAGGAAGTTAAGATGGCAAGCCCTTTTAATATAGATTCCCTCACACCTATTCAGATGCCTCATATGGATATTCAAGAGATTTTTGAAGGCAGAAAGCATTTTTCAAAAGATGAATGGATAGATGTTCTGATGCGGTCTGTCGGTATGGAACCGACGCAGTTAGAACAAAAAGTAAAATGGCATATTCTTGAGCGGATGGTGCCACTTGTTGAAAATAACTACAATCTTTGCGAGCTGGGACCTCGAGGAACTGGGAAGTCTCATTTGTACAAAGAAATCTCGCCTAATTCTATACTAGTGTCCGGAGGGCAAACTACTGTAGCGAATTTATTTTATAACATGGCATCACGGCAAATCGGCCTTGTGGGATTGTGGGACTGTGTTGCCTTTGATGAAGTGGCCGGGATAAAATTTAAAGACCAAGATGGGATTCAGATTATGAAGGATTTTATGGCATCTGGGTCCTTTGCTAGAGGCAAAGAAGAAAAGAATGCAAATGCATCAATGGTGTTCATCGGAAATATCAATCAGAGTGTTGACGTGCTTTTAAAAACATCTCATTTATTTGAACCATTCCCCGAAGCCATGGCTAATGATGCTGCTTTTTTTGACCGTATGCACTATTACTTACCCGGATGGGAAATACCCAAGATGCGGCCTGAATATTTTACCGATGAATACGGATTTATTACTGACTATTTATCAGAATTTATGCGAGAAATGAGGAAAAGATCTTTTACTGATGCTTTTGACAAATATTTTAAGCTAGGCAACAACTTAAATCAGCGGGATGTAATTGCTGTCAGAAAGACTGTATCAGGCCTGCTTAAATTGATTTATCCTGATGGGAACTTTTCAAAAGAAGATGTAGAAGAAGTATTAAGATATGCCTTGGTAGGTCGAAGAAGAGTTAAAGAACAACTTAAGAAAATAGGCGGTATGGAGTTTTATGATGTGCATTTTTCATATATAGACATCGAAACTATGGAAGAAAAATTTGTATCAGTGCCGGAACAAGGCGGGGGTAAGATAATCCCAGAAGGGTTAAGTAAGCCTGGGCATTTATATACTGTCGGTCGTGGAAAGTCGGGCATGATTGGAGTCTATAAGATAGAAACCGAGGTAGTAAATGGCACCGGTAAGTTTGAAAAAACAGGTCTTGGTTCAGATAGAGAAGCGAAGGAAGCAATTGAAACTGCCTTTAGGTATTTTAGAGCAAATAGCAAGAATATAAGTGGCACGATAAGTACATCAAAAAAAGATTATTTAATGCATGTTGAAGATATTCAAGGCGTAGGACTCACATCAGAACTGGCATTGGCTGCATTTATTGCATTATGCTCAGGAGCTTTAAGCCGGCCGGTGCAAAGCCAGCTGGTAGTGTTAGGTTCTATGAGCATAGGAGGAACTATCAATAAAGTAGAAGAATTGGCAAATGTCCTTCAAGTATGTTTTGATTCAGGAGCAAAAAAAGTTTTAATTCCAATGTCATCAGCAGCAGATATAGGCACAGTACCTCCGGAATTGTTTGCAAAATTCCAGATATCCTTCTATCAAGATCCCAAGGATGCTGTTTTTAAAGCTTTGGGGGTTGAATAG
- a CDS encoding DUF362 domain-containing protein, protein MVKDKIYVIYGNKPKEMIHDALSELQIENYIKKDALIGIKPNLVVAKPSTSGATTSPELLEGTIDYLKSKGFNNIIVMEGSWVGDKTSRAFEVCGYTKIAEKYDIPLIDLQKDAYRVCDIEGMQINVCEKALEVDYLINMPVLKGHCQTKMTCALKNLKGCIPNKEKRRFHTMGLHKPIAYLNRAVKSDLIIVDGLVGDLNFEEGGNPVQMDRIILGFDPVLVDSYVANLMGYDEKEIPYIKIAEQIGVGNCIASKEQVNELNENNNTQKIPYSREIEKLSKYVKEKDACSACYGSLIHALARLDEKGILRRLKTKLFIGQGYKGIKGEGIGVGNCTRGFTQNVPGCPPTAKDILEVLEKNL, encoded by the coding sequence ATGGTAAAAGATAAAATCTACGTGATATACGGCAACAAGCCAAAAGAAATGATTCACGACGCACTGTCAGAACTTCAAATCGAAAATTACATAAAAAAGGATGCGCTTATAGGCATAAAGCCCAATCTAGTAGTTGCAAAACCTTCCACATCCGGAGCGACAACATCACCGGAACTCTTGGAAGGGACAATAGACTATTTAAAGTCAAAGGGTTTTAACAATATTATAGTCATGGAGGGCTCCTGGGTTGGAGATAAAACCTCAAGGGCTTTTGAAGTATGCGGATACACAAAGATTGCCGAAAAATACGATATCCCTTTGATCGACTTACAAAAAGATGCGTATAGGGTATGTGACATAGAGGGTATGCAAATAAACGTATGCGAAAAAGCGCTGGAAGTGGATTATCTGATAAACATGCCGGTGCTTAAAGGACACTGCCAGACTAAGATGACTTGTGCTCTGAAAAACTTAAAGGGCTGTATTCCCAACAAAGAAAAGAGAAGATTTCATACTATGGGACTGCATAAACCCATTGCATACCTAAATAGAGCCGTTAAAAGCGACTTGATAATAGTAGATGGACTGGTAGGAGATTTAAACTTTGAAGAAGGCGGCAATCCTGTTCAAATGGACAGAATTATCCTGGGGTTTGATCCGGTTTTAGTCGATTCATATGTAGCAAATTTAATGGGATATGATGAAAAAGAGATACCGTACATAAAGATAGCGGAGCAAATAGGTGTGGGAAACTGCATTGCCTCAAAGGAGCAGGTAAATGAATTGAACGAAAATAATAATACTCAAAAAATACCCTACTCACGTGAAATCGAAAAACTATCCAAATATGTCAAAGAAAAAGATGCCTGCTCTGCATGCTATGGCAGCTTAATTCATGCTCTTGCAAGACTGGACGAAAAAGGTATTTTAAGAAGGCTTAAAACAAAACTCTTTATAGGCCAGGGCTACAAGGGAATTAAAGGCGAAGGCATCGGAGTAGGAAACTGCACCAGAGGCTTTACACAAAACGTGCCAGGATGCCCTCCAACGGCCAAGGATATACTTGAAGTATTAGAAAAGAACCTTTAG
- a CDS encoding acetamidase/formamidase family protein — protein MIEKYVYHFSPDNKPVERVRKGETIVFKTLDCFSNQVKSEEQLVTSIDFNRVNPATGPVFVEEAEAGDLLLVDIKDIKVDDKGVISTLPETGPLSHKAEPRTKIVSIKDGKAVFNDIEFFTKPMIGVIGVAPKEGEIPCGYPGNHGGNMDCNKITKGSRVYFPIRVPGALFQLGDLHASMGDGEICGTGIEIAGEVTVKLDLIKDFLLEWPVLETDNAWYVIASDDKFESALKYACEQMQLLISKAYNWDMTDAYLYMSVKGSFEICQGCKPSDLPVVVRFGVPKVDGKPGLIPLK, from the coding sequence ATGATCGAAAAATATGTTTATCATTTTTCTCCGGACAATAAACCGGTAGAAAGAGTAAGAAAAGGTGAAACAATTGTATTTAAAACCTTGGACTGTTTTAGCAATCAAGTAAAAAGTGAAGAGCAATTAGTTACATCTATAGACTTTAATCGGGTAAATCCTGCTACCGGCCCTGTTTTTGTAGAAGAGGCCGAAGCGGGGGATTTATTATTAGTAGATATAAAAGATATAAAAGTAGATGACAAAGGAGTTATTTCTACTCTGCCGGAAACTGGTCCTTTGAGTCATAAGGCTGAGCCTAGAACAAAGATTGTTTCAATCAAAGACGGTAAGGCTGTATTTAATGATATTGAATTTTTCACTAAGCCAATGATAGGAGTCATCGGCGTAGCGCCTAAAGAGGGGGAAATTCCCTGCGGATATCCGGGAAACCATGGGGGCAACATGGATTGTAATAAAATCACGAAAGGAAGTAGGGTGTATTTTCCCATACGAGTGCCTGGTGCACTATTTCAGCTGGGCGATTTACATGCATCAATGGGAGACGGCGAAATTTGCGGAACAGGAATTGAAATAGCGGGAGAAGTTACTGTAAAGCTTGATTTAATTAAAGATTTCCTCTTAGAATGGCCTGTATTAGAAACCGATAATGCCTGGTATGTTATAGCAAGTGATGATAAGTTCGAGTCAGCTTTAAAATATGCATGTGAGCAAATGCAGTTACTGATTAGTAAAGCCTATAATTGGGATATGACGGATGCGTATTTATATATGTCTGTAAAAGGCTCCTTTGAAATATGTCAAGGATGCAAACCTTCAGACCTTCCGGTGGTCGTAAGATTTGGAGTTCCTAAAGTTGATGGAAAACCGGGATTAATCCCACTTAAATAA
- a CDS encoding DUF4268 domain-containing protein, with amino-acid sequence MNYKKENGSCAEVEKSVGSFNVDILAEDMSGNSVVIENQLEKTDHDHLGKLVTYSANLEAKTAIWITSDPRQEHITAITWLNEYTPISFYLLKVEAIKIGESEPAPLFYKIVGPSEDSKDIGSEKAKLSERHYKRKEFWSLLLKKSKDKTSLFSSISPVTSNWIATGIGLTGLSLQYVITYDGGTVELYIDRGPGSEEINKKRFDYLYSKKHEIENNLKTELEWERLDNRRACRIKKKF; translated from the coding sequence ATGAACTACAAAAAAGAAAATGGTAGTTGTGCAGAGGTAGAAAAATCAGTTGGCTCATTTAATGTTGATATTTTAGCAGAAGATATGTCAGGTAATTCTGTTGTCATAGAAAATCAACTGGAAAAAACTGATCATGATCATTTAGGGAAATTAGTAACATATAGTGCAAACCTTGAAGCAAAAACTGCCATTTGGATAACGTCAGACCCAAGACAGGAGCATATTACAGCAATAACATGGTTAAATGAGTATACCCCCATTAGTTTTTACCTCCTGAAAGTGGAAGCAATTAAAATTGGAGAATCAGAACCTGCACCGTTGTTCTATAAAATTGTTGGACCAAGTGAAGATTCTAAAGATATTGGTTCGGAGAAAGCTAAGTTGTCTGAAAGACACTATAAACGAAAAGAATTTTGGAGCTTACTTCTAAAAAAGAGTAAGGATAAGACTTCATTATTCTCTTCAATTTCACCGGTTACTTCAAATTGGATAGCTACAGGCATAGGACTTACTGGGCTGTCTTTACAGTATGTCATCACATATGATGGTGGAACGGTTGAACTTTACATTGATCGAGGACCTGGTTCTGAGGAAATTAATAAGAAAAGATTTGACTATCTTTACTCTAAAAAACATGAAATTGAGAATAATTTGAAAACAGAGCTGGAGTGGGAAAGATTAGATAATAGAAGAGCATGTAGAATTAAAAAAAAGTTTTAG
- a CDS encoding phosphoribosyltransferase has product MFQDRYDAGIRLAEKLQKYKDDSNTIVFAIPRGGVIVADVVCDQLNLPMDIVVTRKIGAPFNEEFAIGAVDSKGGKILNHNAINMIRVNDEYIEKEAKRKAEEARARLKKYRGSDEYGSLSGKKVLLVDDGIATGYTVMAAINFLRELNPIKLILCTPVIAPDTLTEMEKLVDEPVWLISEEPFYAVGQFYKNFSQVSDEEVIRVLNKRKFSRDN; this is encoded by the coding sequence ATGTTCCAAGATCGTTATGATGCAGGGATACGATTGGCAGAAAAACTGCAAAAGTATAAAGACGACTCCAATACAATTGTATTTGCAATCCCTAGGGGAGGCGTTATCGTAGCAGATGTCGTATGTGATCAATTAAATCTTCCCATGGATATTGTAGTTACCAGGAAGATTGGGGCCCCCTTTAATGAAGAATTTGCAATAGGAGCAGTAGATAGTAAAGGTGGTAAGATTTTAAATCACAATGCAATAAACATGATTCGTGTAAATGATGAATATATAGAAAAAGAAGCTAAGCGCAAGGCGGAAGAGGCACGAGCCAGGCTGAAAAAGTATAGGGGCAGCGATGAATATGGCTCATTGTCAGGCAAAAAGGTTTTACTTGTCGATGATGGGATAGCCACAGGTTATACAGTTATGGCGGCTATAAATTTTCTAAGGGAATTAAACCCGATAAAGTTAATTTTGTGCACACCGGTTATAGCTCCTGATACCCTTACGGAAATGGAAAAGCTGGTAGATGAGCCGGTATGGTTAATATCCGAAGAACCATTTTATGCTGTAGGTCAGTTTTATAAAAACTTTTCCCAGGTATCGGATGAGGAGGTTATAAGAGTCTTAAATAAGAGAAAATTTTCTCGGGATAACTGA
- a CDS encoding alpha/beta hydrolase, with protein sequence MTVETMEGKFKSFDGTEIFYRKDIPKTIKAIVVIVHGLCEHLGRYDYVTNKFNERGFGVYRFDNRGHGQSGGERGYVEDFQNFFDDADKVIDMALAEHKGLPIFMLGHSMGGFITAGYGMKYPGKIKGQILSGPALLEIETLVKDIKKDNFFEKNPRGKAPNALTNLICRDPEVVKAYDEDPLVLKETNLKLLGEAFVKGPIWLSENIDKYQYPCLILHGGEDKIVPPESSKWFYENTPSKDKTIKIYKDCYHEILNEKAEKDQVIKDIITWMEDRI encoded by the coding sequence ATGACAGTGGAAACAATGGAAGGAAAGTTTAAATCCTTTGATGGGACCGAAATTTTTTATCGAAAGGATATTCCTAAAACAATTAAGGCAATTGTAGTTATAGTTCATGGATTATGTGAGCATTTGGGAAGATATGATTATGTGACGAATAAGTTTAATGAAAGGGGATTTGGTGTCTACAGGTTTGATAATCGTGGTCATGGGCAATCAGGTGGTGAGCGAGGTTATGTGGAGGATTTTCAAAATTTCTTTGATGATGCCGATAAAGTTATAGATATGGCCTTGGCTGAGCATAAGGGCCTTCCTATATTTATGTTGGGACATAGCATGGGAGGTTTTATAACTGCAGGCTATGGCATGAAATATCCCGGAAAAATAAAAGGGCAAATCTTGTCTGGACCTGCTTTACTTGAAATTGAAACTTTAGTAAAAGACATAAAAAAGGATAATTTTTTCGAAAAAAATCCAAGGGGAAAAGCTCCTAATGCTCTAACGAATCTTATATGCAGGGATCCTGAAGTGGTCAAAGCTTATGATGAGGATCCACTGGTGTTAAAAGAAACAAATTTAAAATTATTGGGAGAAGCCTTTGTTAAAGGGCCGATATGGCTATCGGAAAATATTGATAAATACCAATATCCATGCCTTATACTCCACGGAGGAGAGGATAAAATAGTTCCTCCGGAATCATCTAAATGGTTCTATGAAAATACACCATCAAAAGATAAGACTATCAAAATTTATAAAGATTGCTACCATGAAATATTAAATGAAAAAGCAGAAAAGGATCAGGTAATAAAAGACATTATTACCTGGATGGAGGATAGAATTTAA
- a CDS encoding EamA family transporter, whose product MKIKGVLSVIISAFLYGFTPILASLTYEMGNNSLSMTFYRNLFAIPFLFALLKYDNVDIKIQKHDLKNIINPWC is encoded by the coding sequence ATGAAAATTAAAGGGGTATTATCTGTAATCATATCTGCATTTTTATATGGATTTACACCAATATTGGCAAGTTTGACATATGAAATGGGCAACAACTCACTGTCAATGACTTTTTATCGTAATTTATTTGCTATTCCATTTTTATTTGCACTTCTGAAATACGATAATGTAGATATTAAAATTCAAAAACATGATTTAAAAAACATAATTAACCCGTGGTGCTAG
- a CDS encoding metallopeptidase family protein, with translation MDAFPSINEILEILNEIAEEIPGEFFRRLNKGIILLPDYKLHKNSKDPNKLYVMGEYSSDITGRQIRIYYGSLKKVYHDMPLEILKVKLKDVLLHEFTHHLESLAGENNLEIKDATALAKYMENDF, from the coding sequence ATGGATGCCTTTCCATCTATAAATGAAATTCTAGAGATTCTGAATGAAATTGCAGAAGAAATTCCCGGAGAATTTTTTCGCAGATTAAACAAGGGGATTATTTTATTGCCTGATTATAAACTGCATAAAAACAGTAAAGACCCTAATAAGTTATACGTCATGGGGGAATATAGCTCAGATATAACCGGCAGGCAAATTAGGATATATTATGGTTCTCTAAAAAAAGTATACCATGATATGCCTTTAGAGATTTTAAAGGTAAAACTAAAGGATGTACTTCTGCACGAATTTACACATCACCTGGAATCTCTTGCAGGAGAAAATAATTTAGAAATTAAGGATGCAACCGCCTTGGCAAAATATATGGAGAATGATTTCTAG
- a CDS encoding Gfo/Idh/MocA family protein, whose product MIRFGVVGTSWITDAFIKGASLNEDFKLAAVYSRTEEKAKKFAANYSVKNIFTDLDDMAKSPLIDAVYIASPNSLHAEQSILFMNHKKHVLCEKPLASNSNEVKNMIKASKGNNVVLMEALKTGFLPNFIAVKDNLHKLGKIRRVIANFCQYSSRYDGFKQGNRYNIFDPAFSAGSLMDIGVYCTYFVINLFGIPKDIIAIGTMLESGVDGQGTVCLKYDEMEAVIIHSKITDSAIPSEIQGESGSMVIDKISVPQKITIHYRKDGVQNISRPQIEDDMYYEAAEFINLIKTGKIESDINSHKLSLSIMSVLDEARRQMGVVFPADNRK is encoded by the coding sequence ATGATTAGGTTTGGAGTCGTCGGTACAAGCTGGATTACCGATGCATTTATAAAGGGAGCAAGTCTAAATGAGGATTTCAAACTTGCTGCTGTTTATTCCAGAACCGAGGAAAAAGCCAAGAAGTTTGCGGCAAATTACTCTGTCAAAAATATATTCACAGATTTAGATGATATGGCAAAAAGTCCGTTAATTGATGCCGTTTACATAGCAAGCCCAAATTCTTTGCATGCAGAGCAATCCATACTTTTTATGAACCACAAAAAACATGTTTTATGTGAAAAGCCCTTGGCTTCTAATAGTAACGAAGTGAAAAACATGATAAAAGCCTCCAAAGGCAATAATGTTGTACTAATGGAGGCGTTAAAAACCGGATTTCTTCCTAATTTTATTGCAGTAAAAGATAATTTACATAAATTGGGCAAAATTCGAAGAGTAATAGCGAACTTTTGTCAGTATTCTTCCAGATATGATGGATTTAAGCAAGGAAATCGTTATAATATTTTTGACCCCGCCTTTTCTGCCGGTTCATTAATGGACATAGGTGTTTACTGCACATATTTTGTAATAAATTTATTCGGTATTCCTAAAGACATCATAGCAATTGGTACAATGCTGGAATCCGGAGTAGACGGGCAAGGCACTGTCTGCCTCAAATATGATGAAATGGAAGCTGTGATAATACATTCAAAGATAACCGATTCGGCAATCCCAAGCGAAATTCAGGGTGAAAGCGGAAGTATGGTTATCGATAAGATTTCAGTGCCACAAAAAATTACAATACATTACCGAAAAGACGGTGTCCAAAATATTTCCCGACCTCAGATAGAAGACGATATGTATTATGAAGCAGCCGAATTTATAAACTTGATAAAGACCGGAAAAATCGAGTCCGATATCAACTCACACAAGCTTTCCCTTTCGATCATGAGTGTGCTGGACGAGGCCAGAAGGCAGATGGGAGTGGTCTTTCCTGCGGATAATCGCAAATAA
- a CDS encoding 4Fe-4S binding protein, translated as MVKILFEKDLCLGCKTCELACAAAHSETKSLAGAIKENKISRLRIRTKGGKLKLEQCMLCTNPRCIAACPTGALSKDEESGIIKVNKMACTGCGLCEDACPFGAIELHTFPTMCDRCMHSGKPLCAMSCPTRALKVKIV; from the coding sequence ATGGTAAAGATTCTTTTTGAAAAAGACCTTTGCCTCGGATGCAAGACCTGTGAATTAGCTTGTGCGGCAGCTCATTCTGAAACTAAGAGCTTAGCCGGTGCTATAAAGGAGAACAAAATCTCACGACTTAGAATAAGGACAAAAGGTGGCAAACTGAAATTAGAGCAGTGCATGCTTTGCACAAATCCTCGCTGCATAGCTGCCTGCCCGACCGGTGCACTGTCGAAGGATGAGGAGTCAGGAATTATAAAGGTAAATAAGATGGCATGTACAGGCTGCGGTCTTTGCGAAGATGCATGTCCCTTTGGTGCTATTGAACTACATACATTTCCTACCATGTGCGACAGATGTATGCATTCGGGTAAGCCGCTATGCGCTATGTCGTGCCCAACAAGAGCGTTAAAGGTAAAGATTGTATAA